The Stenotrophomonas maltophilia genome includes a region encoding these proteins:
- a CDS encoding LysR family transcriptional regulator, with translation MLKLSLDALQILDAIDRRGSFAGAGKALHKVPSTISYTVAKLEEDLGVQLFDRVGPRAESTEAGRALLDEGRHLLRAARELELRVRRVASGWETELTLAVDSVFPTWLLGPDIAAFREAEAPTRLRLIGEALSGTWEALLDRRADLLVGAPGEGPSGGGYVVEPLGTVEFVFAVAPGHPLAAVPGVLGREQLVEHCAIAVSDSARRLLPRTVGLLMGQEMLTVPDMASKLKLQCEGVGFGFLPEPCARAAVARGQLVIREVEEHKPEETFWLAWRTGEDGAALRWWRERLRRPELLSQWWQAMARG, from the coding sequence ATGCTCAAGCTCAGTCTCGATGCCCTGCAGATCCTGGATGCCATCGACCGCCGCGGCTCCTTTGCTGGCGCCGGCAAGGCCCTGCACAAGGTGCCTTCGACCATCTCCTACACCGTGGCCAAGCTGGAGGAGGACCTGGGCGTTCAGCTGTTCGACAGGGTCGGTCCGCGCGCCGAGTCGACCGAGGCTGGCCGCGCGCTGCTGGACGAAGGCCGGCACCTGCTGCGCGCCGCCCGCGAGCTGGAACTGCGGGTGCGCCGGGTGGCGTCGGGCTGGGAGACCGAACTGACGCTGGCGGTGGATTCGGTGTTCCCGACCTGGCTGCTCGGCCCGGACATCGCCGCGTTTCGTGAGGCCGAGGCACCGACCCGGCTGCGATTGATCGGCGAGGCCCTGTCCGGCACCTGGGAGGCCCTGCTGGACCGCCGTGCCGACCTGCTGGTCGGCGCGCCGGGTGAGGGCCCCAGTGGCGGTGGTTACGTGGTCGAGCCGCTGGGCACGGTGGAGTTCGTGTTCGCGGTCGCGCCCGGTCATCCGTTGGCCGCAGTGCCGGGTGTGCTGGGTCGCGAGCAGCTGGTCGAGCACTGCGCGATCGCGGTCTCTGATTCCGCGCGCAGGCTGCTGCCGCGCACGGTCGGCTTGTTGATGGGGCAGGAGATGCTGACGGTGCCGGACATGGCCAGCAAACTGAAGCTGCAGTGCGAAGGCGTGGGCTTCGGCTTCCTGCCCGAGCCGTGCGCACGCGCTGCGGTGGCGCGCGGCCAACTGGTGATCCGCGAGGTGGAGGAACACAAGCCGGAAGAGACCTTCTGGCTGGCCTGGCGGACCGGCGAGGATGGTGCAGCACTGCGCTGGTGGCGCGAGCGCCTGCGCAGGCCGGAGCTGTTGTCGCAGTGGTGGCAGGCAATGGCCAGGGGGTAG
- the thiD gene encoding bifunctional hydroxymethylpyrimidine kinase/phosphomethylpyrimidine kinase, whose amino-acid sequence MSPTTPVSALTIAGSDSGGGAGIQADLKAFAAHRVHGLSAIAALTAQNTRGVIAVHVPPIEFLRAQLDACFDDFDIHAVKLGMLANAEVIHAVADALEKHRPPHVVLDPVMVATSGARLLEDSALQAMRERLIPLATLITPNTPEAELLVGRKISNGEDAEQAASALLHLGAGAVLLKGGHLHEGNRVIDRYFDGVSSEEFIHARLPLDAHGTGCTLASAIAAQLCNGLSLANACEAGIDYVARGLQQGYAPGRSEVLVLDHFGAAPHA is encoded by the coding sequence ATGAGCCCGACCACTCCCGTTTCCGCCCTCACCATCGCCGGCTCCGACTCCGGCGGTGGCGCCGGCATCCAGGCTGACCTCAAGGCCTTCGCCGCACACCGCGTGCATGGCCTTTCCGCGATTGCTGCACTGACCGCGCAGAACACCCGCGGCGTCATCGCCGTGCACGTGCCACCCATCGAATTCCTGCGCGCGCAGCTGGATGCCTGCTTCGACGACTTCGACATCCACGCGGTGAAGCTGGGGATGCTGGCCAACGCCGAAGTGATCCATGCCGTCGCTGATGCACTCGAAAAGCACCGCCCGCCACACGTGGTGCTGGATCCGGTGATGGTCGCCACCAGTGGGGCACGCCTGCTGGAAGACAGTGCATTGCAGGCCATGCGTGAGCGCCTGATCCCGCTGGCCACGCTGATCACCCCCAATACGCCGGAAGCAGAACTGCTGGTCGGCCGGAAGATCAGCAACGGCGAAGACGCAGAACAGGCCGCCTCGGCCCTGCTCCACCTCGGTGCCGGCGCAGTGCTGCTCAAGGGTGGCCACCTGCATGAGGGCAATCGCGTGATCGATCGCTACTTCGACGGCGTCAGCAGCGAAGAATTCATCCACGCCCGCCTGCCCCTGGACGCACATGGCACCGGCTGCACGCTGGCCTCGGCCATCGCCGCGCAGTTGTGCAACGGCTTGAGCCTGGCCAATGCCTGCGAAGCCGGTATCGACTACGTTGCACGCGGCCTGCAGCAGGGCTATGCCCCCGGCCGCAGCGAGGTGCTGGTGCTGGATCACTTCGGCGCGGCACCACACGCATGA
- a CDS encoding TonB-dependent siderophore receptor produces MLSVPVVHTPSSLSRRRALPQALARGLLIAALGSSGIAVAQSSTDPAKDSQAPASQTLQTVQVTANLLGTITEGSGAYTPGTIATATRLVLTPRQTPQTISVITRAQMDDFGLHGIDDVMRVTPGISIVTYDSERTEYYARGFAIQNFQYDGIPMSRNSAYSAGNTLSDTAIYDRIEVLKGATGLLTGMGDPGATINLVRKKPGKDFAGSASLGVGRWDDYRAELDVGGPLTADGRVRGRAVGAWEDKRSNLDNYQRTSKVGYAVVEADLGDRTLLSVGGDVMDSDPKGSTWGGIPLLDSAGNFNRMPRSFNNGAQWAGWRQYVRTGFTTLEHTFANDWIAKLQLNHQVNGYDAALAGAAAGNPDPLTGEGVSLWLGKYVGKTVSNAADFYVSGRFGLFGREHELVVGGSASRKRWTNTGYGPQAGFPDTVPDYRTWNGDIAEPQWQRTYDNNEVTRENGLYVVGRFDLADPLKLIVGSRLASYRSPDTRETGVHVPYAGVVYDLGEHYSVYASYSTIFKPQGERDEQGKALDPLEGRSYEVGLKAEFFDGRLNASAALFQLDQDNFAQPTGGKTPDGQDAYRALMGVRTKGYELEMSGQLADGWQVQGGFSHKIARQAGTKVTTLEPENQFSLHTRYRLRGAWQGLTLGGGARWQDSTFGEITNPATRGKVVHRTQPYWLLDAMARYQFNDRLSATVNVNNLLDKRYYTIFNWYSTYTWGEPRNVRLSLNYRF; encoded by the coding sequence GTGCTGTCTGTGCCTGTTGTCCATACGCCGTCCTCCTTGTCGCGTCGCCGCGCGTTGCCGCAGGCGCTGGCCCGGGGGTTGCTGATCGCTGCTCTGGGCAGCAGCGGTATTGCTGTTGCGCAGTCCAGTACGGATCCAGCCAAGGATTCGCAGGCGCCTGCATCACAGACCCTGCAGACCGTGCAGGTCACGGCCAACCTGCTCGGTACCATCACCGAGGGCAGCGGCGCCTATACGCCCGGCACTATTGCCACCGCGACCCGCCTGGTGCTGACGCCACGGCAGACCCCGCAGACCATCAGCGTGATCACCCGCGCACAGATGGATGACTTCGGCCTGCACGGCATCGACGACGTGATGCGGGTGACCCCCGGCATCAGCATCGTCACCTACGACAGCGAACGCACCGAGTACTACGCGCGTGGTTTCGCGATCCAGAACTTCCAGTACGACGGCATTCCGATGTCGCGCAATTCGGCGTACTCCGCCGGCAACACGCTCAGCGATACCGCCATCTACGACCGCATCGAAGTGCTCAAGGGCGCGACCGGCCTGTTGACCGGCATGGGCGATCCGGGTGCGACCATCAACCTGGTGCGCAAGAAGCCGGGCAAGGACTTCGCCGGCAGTGCTTCACTGGGTGTCGGCCGCTGGGACGACTACCGCGCCGAGCTCGATGTGGGGGGCCCGCTGACTGCCGATGGCCGCGTGCGTGGCCGTGCCGTGGGGGCCTGGGAAGACAAGCGCTCCAACCTGGACAACTACCAGCGAACCAGCAAGGTCGGCTATGCCGTGGTGGAAGCCGATCTGGGCGATCGCACGCTGCTGTCGGTCGGTGGCGACGTGATGGACAGCGACCCGAAGGGGTCGACGTGGGGCGGCATTCCGCTGCTGGACAGCGCCGGCAACTTCAACCGCATGCCGCGCTCGTTCAACAATGGTGCGCAATGGGCCGGCTGGCGCCAGTACGTGCGTACCGGTTTCACCACGTTGGAGCACACGTTCGCCAACGATTGGATTGCCAAGCTGCAGCTCAACCACCAGGTCAACGGCTATGACGCCGCACTGGCCGGTGCCGCCGCCGGCAATCCTGATCCGTTGACCGGCGAGGGCGTCAGCCTGTGGCTCGGCAAGTACGTTGGCAAGACCGTCAGCAATGCCGCCGACTTCTATGTGAGCGGGCGTTTCGGCCTGTTCGGGCGAGAGCATGAGCTGGTGGTCGGTGGCAGTGCCTCGCGCAAGCGCTGGACCAATACCGGCTACGGCCCGCAGGCGGGGTTCCCGGATACCGTGCCGGACTACAGGACCTGGAATGGCGACATTGCCGAACCGCAGTGGCAGCGCACCTATGACAACAATGAAGTGACCCGCGAGAATGGGCTGTACGTGGTTGGCCGCTTCGATCTGGCCGATCCGTTGAAGCTGATCGTCGGCAGCCGCCTGGCCAGTTACCGCTCGCCGGACACGCGAGAGACCGGCGTCCATGTGCCCTATGCCGGCGTGGTCTACGACCTCGGCGAGCATTACTCGGTGTATGCCAGCTACAGCACCATCTTCAAGCCGCAGGGCGAGCGTGACGAGCAGGGCAAGGCACTGGATCCACTGGAGGGCCGCAGCTACGAGGTTGGCCTGAAGGCTGAGTTCTTCGATGGACGCCTCAATGCCAGTGCGGCGCTGTTCCAGCTTGATCAGGACAACTTCGCCCAGCCCACCGGCGGCAAGACACCGGATGGCCAGGATGCCTACCGTGCCTTGATGGGCGTGCGGACCAAGGGTTACGAGCTTGAAATGTCGGGTCAGCTGGCCGACGGCTGGCAGGTGCAGGGTGGGTTCTCCCACAAGATTGCCCGCCAGGCGGGCACCAAGGTGACCACGCTGGAACCGGAGAACCAGTTCAGCCTGCACACCCGCTACCGTCTGCGTGGCGCCTGGCAGGGGCTGACGCTGGGTGGTGGCGCACGCTGGCAGGATTCGACTTTCGGCGAGATCACCAACCCGGCCACGCGGGGCAAGGTGGTGCATCGCACGCAGCCGTACTGGTTGCTCGATGCGATGGCGCGCTACCAGTTCAACGATCGCCTGTCGGCCACGGTCAACGTCAACAACCTGCTCGACAAGCGTTACTACACGATCTTCAACTGGTACAGCACCTACACCTGGGGCGAGCCGCGCAACGTGCGGTTGAGCTTGAATTACAGGTTCTGA
- a CDS encoding peroxiredoxin, giving the protein MNNGDTLDSTTLSLPLALSGGNQATLGDYAGQWLVLYFYPKDSTPGCTTEGIDFNALLPKFKKAGAVVLGVSRDSVKSHDNFCARQGFNFPLVSDGDEALCSAFDVIKMKNMYGKQVRGIERSTFLISPDSRIVQSWRKVKVAGHADAVLAELKASQSK; this is encoded by the coding sequence ATGAACAACGGCGATACCCTGGACAGCACCACCCTCTCCCTGCCGCTGGCGCTGTCCGGTGGCAACCAGGCCACTCTCGGCGACTATGCCGGCCAGTGGCTGGTGCTGTACTTCTACCCCAAGGACAGCACTCCCGGCTGCACCACCGAAGGCATCGACTTCAACGCCCTGCTGCCGAAGTTCAAGAAGGCCGGCGCGGTCGTGCTCGGCGTCTCTCGCGACTCGGTGAAGTCGCACGACAACTTCTGTGCCAGGCAGGGCTTCAACTTCCCGCTGGTCAGCGATGGCGACGAAGCGCTGTGCAGCGCCTTCGACGTGATCAAGATGAAGAACATGTACGGCAAGCAGGTACGTGGCATCGAACGCAGCACCTTCCTGATTTCCCCCGACAGCCGCATCGTGCAGTCCTGGCGCAAGGTCAAGGTTGCCGGCCATGCCGATGCCGTTCTCGCCGAACTGAAGGCCTCCCAGTCCAAGTGA
- the dapA gene encoding 4-hydroxy-tetrahydrodipicolinate synthase produces MSLSGLITALATPFRADGALDPDGWQRLLHLQLEGGVHGVVVAGSTGEAATLTDAEYDLLLASAVERIGGRIPVMAGTGLSGTAKTIEQTRRAAALGASHALVVTPPYVRPTQAGLIAHYRAVADQGGLPVVLYNVPGRTGCDMQPETVAELASHPNIVGIKEAVGDTGRVQALLALRSPQFAVLSGDDGTAARSIRAGIDGLISVGSNVLPGAYRRMCELAAAHDHEATESWDARLQPFHDFCGVEPNPIPVKALLRRIGIGHDLRLPLLPLSAPHHAAADHLAGDIAALEALSSH; encoded by the coding sequence TTGTCCCTTTCCGGCCTCATCACCGCGCTGGCGACCCCGTTCCGGGCCGACGGCGCCCTCGATCCCGACGGTTGGCAGCGCCTGCTGCACCTGCAACTGGAAGGTGGCGTCCATGGCGTTGTCGTTGCCGGCTCGACCGGCGAAGCGGCAACCCTCACCGATGCCGAGTACGACCTGCTGCTGGCCAGCGCGGTCGAACGCATTGGCGGCCGCATCCCGGTCATGGCCGGCACCGGCCTGTCCGGTACCGCCAAAACCATCGAACAGACCCGTCGTGCGGCCGCGCTTGGCGCCAGCCATGCACTGGTGGTCACCCCGCCTTACGTGAGGCCGACCCAGGCCGGCCTGATTGCCCATTATCGTGCGGTCGCCGACCAGGGCGGGTTGCCGGTCGTGCTGTACAACGTGCCCGGCCGTACCGGTTGCGACATGCAGCCGGAGACCGTGGCCGAACTGGCCAGCCACCCCAACATCGTCGGCATCAAGGAGGCGGTGGGCGACACCGGCCGGGTGCAGGCGCTGCTCGCACTGCGCAGCCCGCAGTTCGCCGTGCTCAGCGGCGACGACGGTACGGCCGCGCGTTCGATCCGGGCCGGTATCGACGGCCTGATCTCGGTCGGCTCCAATGTGCTGCCCGGCGCCTACCGCCGCATGTGCGAGCTGGCCGCCGCCCATGACCACGAAGCCACCGAGTCCTGGGATGCGCGCCTGCAGCCGTTCCATGATTTCTGCGGTGTTGAACCGAACCCGATTCCGGTCAAGGCGCTGCTGCGCCGTATCGGCATCGGCCATGACCTGCGCCTGCCGCTGCTGCCGCTGTCGGCGCCGCACCACGCGGCCGCCGACCATCTTGCCGGCGACATCGCCGCCCTTGAAGCCCTTTCCAGCCACTGA
- a CDS encoding pirin family protein — protein MLQIRKSATRGLAEHGWLSSRHTFSFANYYDPRYVSFGPLRVINEDKVIGGQGFGTHGHSNMEIISYVLGGALEHKDSMGTGSVLRYGDVQRMSAGSGVTHSEFNHSADETVHFLQIWIFPDTENITPSYEETHFAPETKRGQLRLIASPDGADGSLRIHQDARIFATILDGGQKLHHALGNGRGAYVQVARGQLQVNGITLEAGDALQVSDEAQLTLENGNDAEVLVFDLPL, from the coding sequence ATGCTGCAGATCCGCAAGAGCGCTACCCGTGGCCTGGCCGAGCATGGCTGGCTGTCCTCGCGCCATACCTTCTCCTTCGCCAACTACTACGACCCGCGCTACGTCAGCTTCGGCCCGCTGCGGGTGATCAACGAAGACAAGGTGATCGGCGGCCAGGGCTTCGGCACCCACGGCCACAGCAACATGGAAATCATCTCCTACGTGCTGGGCGGTGCGCTGGAACACAAGGACTCGATGGGCACCGGCTCGGTGCTGCGCTACGGCGACGTGCAGCGCATGAGCGCCGGCAGCGGCGTCACCCACAGCGAGTTCAATCACTCCGCCGACGAGACCGTGCACTTCCTGCAGATCTGGATCTTCCCGGACACCGAGAACATCACGCCGTCGTACGAGGAGACCCACTTCGCGCCGGAGACCAAGCGCGGCCAGCTGCGCCTGATCGCTTCGCCGGACGGTGCCGACGGTTCGCTGCGCATCCACCAGGATGCCCGCATCTTCGCCACCATCCTCGACGGCGGCCAGAAGCTGCACCATGCGCTTGGCAACGGTCGTGGCGCCTATGTGCAGGTGGCCCGTGGGCAGCTGCAGGTCAACGGCATCACCCTGGAAGCCGGTGATGCGCTGCAGGTCAGCGACGAAGCCCAGCTGACGCTGGAAAACGGCAACGATGCCGAAGTGCTGGTGTTCGACCTGCCGCTGTAA
- a CDS encoding PhoH family protein — translation MTRGKRIYVLDTNVLMHDPTALFKFEEHDIYLPMQVIEELDNGKKGTSEASRNARQVSRFLNELVQESGLDNLADGIPLQRPNGLQLRGKQSAGKLRFQTSHFDAGKSFGKVIPDNAILGAILALKEETPDLPVVFVSKDINLRIKAAIAGIVSEDYENDRALDDFSLLYTGATELPEDFWKRHGDDLRSWSDKGRSHYEIQAQDGEEWYPNQYVYLPGEDEVELRVSRVVGDGKVVLSLVDDFRHGSHAVWGISARNREQNFALNALMDPEIDFVTLLGTAGTGKTLLALAAGLAQTMDQQRYREIIMTRATVSVGEDIGFLPGTEEEKMTPWMGALTDNLEVLTHNQEGGTWGRQATNDLLASRIKIRSMNFMRGRTFLSRYLILDEAQNLTPKQMKTLITRAGPGTKIVCLGNVEQIDTPYLTETTSGLTYAVDRFKNWPHSAHITLRRGERSRLADYASEVL, via the coding sequence ATGACCCGAGGCAAGCGCATCTACGTGCTGGATACCAACGTGCTGATGCACGATCCGACCGCGCTGTTCAAATTCGAGGAGCACGACATCTACCTGCCCATGCAGGTGATCGAGGAGCTGGACAACGGCAAGAAGGGCACCTCCGAAGCGAGCCGCAACGCCCGCCAGGTGAGCCGCTTCCTCAACGAGCTGGTGCAGGAATCCGGCCTGGACAACCTGGCCGACGGCATTCCGCTGCAGCGCCCCAACGGCCTGCAGCTGCGCGGCAAGCAGAGCGCCGGCAAGCTGCGCTTCCAGACCAGCCACTTCGACGCGGGCAAGAGCTTTGGCAAGGTCATTCCCGACAATGCCATCCTTGGCGCGATCCTGGCGCTGAAGGAAGAAACGCCGGACCTGCCGGTGGTGTTCGTTTCCAAGGACATCAACCTGCGGATCAAGGCCGCCATCGCCGGCATCGTGTCCGAGGACTACGAAAACGACCGCGCGCTGGACGATTTCAGCCTGCTCTACACCGGCGCCACCGAGCTGCCGGAAGACTTCTGGAAGCGCCACGGCGACGACCTGCGCAGCTGGAGCGACAAGGGCCGCAGCCATTACGAAATCCAGGCGCAGGACGGCGAGGAGTGGTACCCGAACCAGTACGTCTACCTGCCCGGCGAAGACGAAGTCGAACTGCGCGTCAGCCGCGTGGTCGGCGACGGCAAGGTAGTGCTGTCGCTGGTCGATGATTTCCGCCACGGCAGCCACGCCGTGTGGGGTATCAGTGCGCGCAACCGCGAGCAGAACTTCGCGCTCAACGCACTGATGGATCCGGAGATCGACTTCGTCACCCTGCTGGGTACCGCCGGTACCGGCAAGACCCTGCTGGCACTGGCCGCCGGGCTGGCGCAGACGATGGACCAGCAGCGCTACCGCGAGATCATCATGACCCGCGCCACGGTCAGCGTCGGCGAGGACATCGGTTTCCTGCCGGGTACCGAGGAAGAGAAGATGACGCCGTGGATGGGCGCGCTGACCGACAACCTGGAAGTGCTCACGCACAACCAGGAAGGCGGCACCTGGGGCCGCCAGGCCACCAACGACCTGCTGGCCAGCCGCATCAAGATCCGCTCGATGAACTTCATGCGCGGCCGTACCTTCCTGTCGCGCTACCTGATCCTGGACGAGGCGCAGAACCTCACCCCGAAGCAGATGAAGACGCTGATCACCCGTGCCGGCCCCGGCACCAAGATCGTCTGCCTGGGCAACGTCGAGCAGATCGACACCCCGTACCTGACCGAGACCACCTCGGGCCTGACCTACGCGGTGGATCGTTTCAAGAACTGGCCGCATAGTGCGCACATCACCCTGCGCCGAGGCGAACGCTCGCGCCTGGCCGATTACGCTTCGGAGGTGTTGTGA
- the fdxA gene encoding ferredoxin FdxA has translation MPFVVTENCIKCKHTDCVEVCPVDCFHEGPNFLVIDPDECIDCTLCEPECPVNAIFPEDDVPAGQEGFVALNAELAKEWPVLTVRKDPPADAGEWDGKPDKLKLLER, from the coding sequence ATGCCCTTTGTCGTCACCGAAAACTGCATCAAGTGCAAACACACCGATTGCGTGGAAGTGTGCCCCGTGGATTGCTTCCACGAAGGCCCGAACTTCCTGGTGATCGACCCGGATGAGTGCATTGACTGCACCCTCTGCGAGCCGGAGTGCCCGGTCAATGCGATCTTCCCGGAGGACGATGTCCCCGCCGGCCAGGAAGGCTTCGTCGCCCTCAACGCCGAGCTGGCGAAGGAGTGGCCGGTGCTGACCGTGCGCAAGGACCCGCCCGCCGACGCCGGCGAATGGGATGGCAAGCCGGACAAGCTGAAGCTGCTGGAGCGCTGA
- a CDS encoding YoaK family protein produces the protein MGIRLPTWVWIGAVALSCVAGMVNVVGFLGFEHQAVSHMTGSTSQLGMALAQGDWRAVGHLWGLLIAFSLGAMLSGLLIQDSALQLGRRYGVALALESALLLVAIPLFEQHQIWGALAAAMACGLQNAMATTFSGAVVRTTHLSGMFTDLGIGLGHLLRGLPLQVRRLTLSGLIISGFLAGGVLGAWLFMRWQYDALLAPALLTGLTGLGYVLYQQWARWRC, from the coding sequence ATGGGAATACGCCTGCCCACCTGGGTCTGGATCGGCGCGGTCGCGCTCTCGTGCGTGGCCGGCATGGTCAACGTGGTCGGCTTCCTCGGTTTCGAGCACCAGGCGGTCAGCCACATGACCGGCAGTACCAGCCAGTTGGGCATGGCGCTGGCGCAGGGGGACTGGCGCGCCGTCGGGCACCTGTGGGGGCTGCTGATCGCGTTCTCGCTGGGCGCGATGCTCAGCGGCCTGCTGATCCAGGACAGCGCCCTGCAGCTGGGCCGGCGCTATGGCGTGGCACTGGCGCTGGAATCGGCGCTGCTGCTGGTGGCCATTCCGCTCTTTGAACAACACCAGATCTGGGGCGCGCTGGCCGCCGCCATGGCCTGCGGCCTGCAGAACGCGATGGCCACCACCTTCAGTGGCGCAGTGGTGCGCACCACCCACCTCAGCGGCATGTTCACCGACCTCGGCATCGGCCTCGGCCACCTGCTGCGTGGGCTGCCGCTGCAGGTACGGCGGCTGACCCTCAGCGGCCTGATCATCAGCGGCTTCCTCGCCGGCGGCGTCCTCGGCGCCTGGCTGTTCATGCGCTGGCAGTACGACGCCCTGCTCGCCCCCGCCCTGCTGACTGGCCTGACCGGGCTGGGTTATGTGCTGTACCAGCAATGGGCGCGTTGGCGGTGTTGA
- a CDS encoding alpha/beta hydrolase family protein yields the protein MSLTPDILAVQCADGHRYEVIACVPAQPIARLLWLPALGVAARHYLPLALALAAKGVAVYLHEWRGNGSSSLRPSRTQDWGYREVLEQDLSTSQAVLAAADDEGDALPWIIGGHSLGGQLACVHAGRNPQHFNRLWLAASGSPFWRGFPPPRGWLLPLVYRFLPWIAQRQGVLHGRRLGFGGTEARGLIADWARVGLNNHYAAVGMDEDLDAQMARVHGSAQAVLMEHDWLAPTGSMQTLLAKLPNVDAQLRVLSAQELGTRADHFAWLKAPDAVADSFFIQLDENFHKTVDGTRRHPHNSAPVAGRP from the coding sequence ATGAGCCTCACACCCGACATCCTTGCCGTGCAGTGCGCTGATGGCCATCGCTACGAAGTGATCGCCTGCGTGCCTGCACAGCCCATCGCGCGCCTGCTGTGGTTGCCTGCGCTGGGCGTGGCCGCACGTCACTACCTGCCACTGGCGTTGGCGCTGGCGGCGAAGGGCGTGGCGGTGTACCTGCATGAGTGGCGAGGCAATGGCAGCAGTTCGCTGCGTCCGTCACGCACGCAGGATTGGGGCTATCGCGAGGTACTCGAACAGGATCTGTCGACCAGCCAGGCCGTCCTGGCCGCAGCGGATGACGAAGGCGACGCCCTGCCCTGGATCATCGGCGGCCATAGCCTGGGCGGGCAGCTGGCCTGCGTGCATGCCGGCCGCAACCCGCAGCACTTCAACCGGCTGTGGCTGGCCGCCAGCGGCTCACCGTTCTGGCGCGGATTCCCACCACCGCGTGGCTGGCTGCTGCCGCTGGTCTACCGCTTCCTGCCGTGGATCGCACAGCGCCAGGGCGTGCTGCATGGCCGTCGCCTCGGCTTCGGTGGCACCGAAGCGCGCGGGCTGATTGCCGACTGGGCGCGCGTCGGCCTGAACAACCATTACGCCGCCGTCGGCATGGACGAAGACCTCGATGCGCAGATGGCGCGTGTGCATGGCAGCGCACAGGCGGTGCTGATGGAACACGACTGGTTGGCCCCCACCGGATCGATGCAGACGCTGCTGGCGAAGCTGCCGAATGTGGACGCGCAGCTGCGCGTGCTGTCCGCGCAGGAACTGGGCACGCGCGCCGATCATTTCGCGTGGCTGAAGGCCCCTGATGCCGTGGCTGACAGCTTTTTCATTCAGTTGGATGAAAATTTTCACAAAACTGTTGACGGTACGCGCCGACATCCGCATAATTCCGCTCCTGTCGCAGGGCGCCCGTAG
- a CDS encoding glycine cleavage system protein R has protein sequence MTDTTPRPAPSENHLLINAYTTHPESPLLSVTRRIADSGCNLVDARLATVGRDVSVTALATGSWDSVAKLEAMLTRLEREEGLKLVWYRTAAKQAQSNLLPYIVEVIAADKPGILFQLADFFDRQGITIENLQSTRYRAMQTGAEMFSAQVTIGVPANMHIAALRDDFLEFCDHLNLDAIMDPMKF, from the coding sequence TTGACCGACACCACCCCGCGCCCCGCGCCGAGCGAAAACCACCTCCTGATCAACGCCTATACGACGCATCCGGAGTCCCCCCTGCTGTCCGTCACCCGCCGCATCGCCGACAGCGGCTGCAATCTGGTGGACGCACGCCTGGCCACGGTCGGCCGCGATGTGTCGGTCACCGCCCTGGCCACCGGCTCCTGGGACTCGGTGGCCAAGCTCGAGGCGATGCTGACCCGGCTGGAGCGCGAGGAAGGCCTGAAGCTGGTCTGGTACCGCACCGCGGCCAAGCAGGCGCAGTCCAACCTGCTGCCGTACATCGTCGAAGTGATCGCCGCCGACAAGCCGGGCATCCTGTTCCAGCTGGCCGATTTCTTCGACCGCCAGGGCATCACCATCGAGAACCTGCAGAGCACGCGCTACCGCGCCATGCAGACCGGTGCGGAAATGTTCAGTGCACAGGTCACCATCGGCGTGCCGGCCAACATGCACATCGCCGCGCTGCGCGACGATTTCCTTGAGTTCTGCGACCACCTGAACCTGGACGCGATCATGGACCCGATGAAATTCTGA